From Elaeis guineensis isolate ETL-2024a chromosome 16, EG11, whole genome shotgun sequence, a single genomic window includes:
- the LOC105033417 gene encoding clathrin interactor EPSIN 2, giving the protein MKKAFDQTVRDLKREVNKKVLKIPGIEQKILDATSNEPWGPHGSHLADIAQATRNIHEYQMIMHVIWKRINDTGKNWRHVYKALIVLDYLVANGSERVINEIKDHSYQILTLSNFQYIDSSGRDQGNNVRRKSQSLVALVNDKERIQEVRQKALANRDKYRSAFSTGGTYRPGSYSSTGGYGDRYDDDRYDGRYGSRDEDRNGYGREREWGYRDDDRYGRGGDPYSREGDRYGRDFDDRYGRESYRDDDYRGSRSNDDYQYGSRNRSFDRDRDRSFDDDDHYSSRSGGGRADDPSRDERRFEHKLSEQNVSAPPSYEEVTRDTQPHLQEEKNGGIVAAAGPKASPPSAPQASSPRESASQSPDNAVRGVPAPAEPKAIDGFDEFDPRGSVSAAPPAAPPAASSLEMDLFGSLPASDPINSLALMSVTSTTAAPEADVSANLGFETNFVALSSASTVLSQPSENPFGEPPFKATQESSPAQQQNFAPVTSAQLPSSSTRRAEPSLPAAPTMETAASFDFGGTFGDITYSPTVPNGQQPPFASPANLAPGNIPGMLPPEAGTAAFVPSQVTPPAAPTNIQTTHSNLLPQSGPPAPLASQAAPVTAQAAQPTTTNIQAGPHMNLLSQSGLSGPSFPLGSASTSALPPAKAQPSKEKFETKSTVWADTLSRGLVNLNISGPKINPHADIGIDFDSINRKEKLKEEKKSSAAPATSTVSMGKAMGAGSGYGRAGVSGLAPPPNPMMGSGMGMGGGVGTGMGMGMGIGGYGGGMNQPMGMGMGMGMNMGMGMGMGMPMRPPTGMVPSGPGMPGVVYNPMMGMGNYGSQRPYGGGYR; this is encoded by the exons ATGAAGAAAGCTTTTGATCAAACTGTTCGGGACCT CAAGAGGGAGGTGAATAAGAAAGTTTTGAAGATCCCAGGAATAGAGCAGAAG ATTCTTGATGCAACAAGCAATGAGCCTTGGGGGCCACATGGATCACACTTGGCTGATATTGCACAAGCGACTCGAAACAT TCATGAATACCAGATGATTATGCATGTCATATGGAAGAGGATCAATGATACTGGAAAGAACTGGCGTCATGTTTACAAG GCACTGATTGTTCTGGATTATCTAGTTGCAAATGGATCTGAACGCGTCATCAATGAAATTAAAGATCACAGTTACCAAATATTG ACACTATCCAACTTCCAGTATATTGACTCTAGTGGAAGGGACCAGGGAAACAATGTTAGAAGGAAATCTCAGAGTCTTGTTGCTCTGGTGAATGATAAAGAAAGAATACAAGAAGTTAGGCAGAAAGCCCTTGCTAACAGGGACAA GTATCGCAGTGCATTCTCAACTGGTGGAACATACAGGCCCGGTTCATATTCGAGTACAGGAGGCTATGGTGACCGTTATGATGATGATCGTTATGATGGTCGTTATGGTAGTAGAGATGAAGACCGCAATGGGTATGGAAGGGAAAGAGAATGGGGGTATAGGGATGATGATAGATATGGcagaggtggtgatccatatagTCGAGAAGGGGATCGGTATGGTAGAGATTTTGATGACCGTTATGGAAGAGAGAGTTATAGAGATGATGATTATAGAGGAAGCCGCAGCAATGATGATTATCAGTATGGGTCAAGGAATAGGAGCTTCGATAGAGACAGAGATCGTTCGTTTGATGACGATGACCATTATTCATCTCG AAGTGGTGGTGGCAGAGCAGATGACCCTTCTCGAGATGAAag GCGATTCGAGCACAAGCTTTCTGAGCAAAATGTCAGTGCACCACCCAGCTATGAAGAAGTCACAAGAGATACCCAACCCCATTTGCAGGAAGAAAA AAATGGAGGCATTGTGGCAGCAGCTGGACCAAAAGCATCACCACCCTCTGCACCTCAAGCAAGCTCTCCTAGGGAAAGTGCAAGTCAAAGCCCAGACAATGCTGTACGTGGTGTGCCTGCACCTGCTGAACCCAAGGCTATTGATGGTTTTGATGAGTTTGATCCACGGGGTTCTGTGTCAG CCGCCCCGCCTGCCGCCCCACCTGCAGCAAGTAGCTTGGAGATGGACTTATTTGGATCCCTACCAGCATCAGATCCTATAAATTCTCTGGCTCTGATGTCAGTAACTTCTACCACCGCTGCTCCTGAGGCTGATGTTTCAGCAAATTTGGGTTTTGAGACAAATTTTGTAGCTTTGTCATCAGCATCCACTGTACTGAGCCAG CCTAGTGAAAATCCTTTCGGGGAGCCTCCTTTTAAGGCTACTCAAGAAAGTTCTCCTGCTCAGCAACAGAATTTTGCACCTGTCACTTCTGCCCAGCTTCCTTCCAGCTCAACTAGACGTGCTGAACCTTCTCTACCTGCGGCCCCCACGATGGAAACAGCTGCAAGCTTTGACTTTGGCGGCACATTTGGTGATATTACTTATAGTCCTACCGTCCCTAATGGTCAACAACCTCCTTTTGCAAGCCCAGCAAATTTGGCGCCTGGTAACATTCCAGGTATGCTTCCTCCAGAAGCAGGAACTGCGGCCTTTGTTCCTTCACAGGTAACTCCACCTGCTGCACCAACAAATATACAAACAACCCATTCAAACCTTCTCCCTCAATCAGGGCCACCGGCTCCACTAGCTTCACAAGCAGCTCCAGTTACTGCACAGGCGGCTCAGCCTACCACAACAAATATACAGGCAGGCCCTCATATGAATCTTCTTTCGCAGTCCGGGCTATCAGGGCCTTCTTTTCCTTTAGGTTCTGCTTCTACTTCAGCTTTACCTCCGGCAAAAGCTCAGCCATCCAAAGAAAAGTTTGAGACCAAATCAACAGTTTGGGCTGACACATTGAGTCGAGGTCTTGTCAATCTAAACATTTCTGGAC CTAAAATCAATCCACATGCAGATATTGGAATTGATTTTGATTCCATCAATCGGAAGGAGAAactaaaagaggaaaagaaaagctCTGCAGCTCCAGCGACATCTACTGTTAGCATGGGCAAAGCTATGGGAGCTGGTTCTGGATATGGCCGGGCAGGTGTGAGTGGCCTGGCACCCCCTCCAAACCCCATGATGGGCTCTGGCATGGGCATGGGTGGTGGTGTTGGAACAGGAATGGGAATGGGAATGGGCATTGGTGGTTATGGTGGGGGCATGAATCAACCGATGGGCATGGGCATGGGCATGGGGATGAATATGGGTATGGGAATGGGCATGGGAATGCCAATGCGGCCACCCACCGGAATGGTTCCTTCCGGACCTGGCATGCCTGGTGTTGTCTACAATCCCATGATGGGTATGGGCAACTATGGTTCACAACGGCCATATGGAGGTGGATATAGGTGA